A genome region from Fervidobacterium changbaicum includes the following:
- a CDS encoding B12-binding domain-containing radical SAM protein, with the protein MRRPRSSEAFKEYSYVLNFKNSEKIIRKLEGNLGRVALIFPNSYSIASGSLAWSWIQTLLMQRGLHVQRFFYERWFEKFYSMEDQVPLDEFPIWLFTFQFENDLLNIAEMLLKKGIPLSIYERKPYHPIVIIGGPVTFFNNELIDEIADFVFIGDLECNADEFAKALGHDDKDEIVKHLLDIKQIYSKRYGKLVFSNCIGTLSPVPVAHFITPYSPYKNKLLVELGRGCIRRCAFCVTGYTKKPVKFASLDEVIEVFERYQDFEFGLISATITDYPYLERLLEYLERKNVRFSVSSMRADKINEKLLRLLKTTEHHSFTIAPEGISQKLRDVMLKDLTTEELITALELGRKVGFKQVKFYYIIGLEEEDGKDYAEFFEFLKTVVNMRYQEISISINPLVPKPFTPFESRKMIDKKSYEERVAFIRKNIPKKVKADFESYKLSKMQYEISHLKGTQTIEYLREVFKNKK; encoded by the coding sequence ATGAGGCGACCACGGAGTTCTGAGGCCTTTAAAGAGTACAGTTATGTTTTGAATTTCAAAAATTCGGAAAAGATCATCAGAAAATTGGAGGGCAACCTTGGTAGGGTTGCCCTCATTTTCCCCAATTCCTATTCGATTGCAAGTGGCTCTTTGGCTTGGAGCTGGATACAGACTTTATTGATGCAGAGAGGTTTGCACGTTCAGAGGTTCTTTTACGAGCGATGGTTTGAGAAATTTTATTCAATGGAAGATCAAGTTCCTTTAGATGAGTTCCCGATATGGCTATTTACATTCCAATTTGAAAACGATTTGCTGAATATAGCGGAGATGCTTTTAAAAAAAGGTATACCATTGTCGATTTATGAAAGAAAACCGTACCATCCGATAGTTATAATCGGCGGCCCTGTGACGTTCTTTAATAATGAATTGATTGATGAAATCGCAGACTTTGTCTTCATTGGAGATTTAGAATGCAACGCTGACGAGTTTGCAAAAGCCTTGGGTCACGATGATAAAGATGAGATTGTCAAGCATTTACTGGACATCAAACAAATCTATTCGAAAAGATATGGAAAATTGGTCTTCTCCAACTGTATAGGTACATTAAGCCCCGTTCCTGTTGCTCATTTTATAACTCCTTACTCACCTTATAAGAATAAGTTGCTTGTCGAATTAGGACGCGGATGCATACGTAGGTGTGCATTTTGTGTTACGGGCTATACAAAAAAGCCTGTCAAGTTCGCAAGTCTTGATGAAGTTATTGAAGTCTTCGAGCGATACCAAGATTTCGAATTTGGCTTAATAAGTGCCACGATAACGGACTACCCGTATCTTGAAAGACTACTTGAATACCTCGAACGGAAGAACGTCAGGTTTTCTGTCTCATCGATGCGAGCAGATAAAATTAACGAAAAACTGCTGAGACTGTTGAAAACAACCGAGCACCACTCCTTCACAATAGCTCCAGAGGGCATATCTCAAAAGCTCCGGGATGTTATGCTCAAAGATCTAACAACTGAAGAACTTATCACGGCACTTGAGCTGGGAAGAAAAGTCGGGTTTAAACAGGTAAAGTTTTACTACATCATCGGTCTTGAAGAAGAGGACGGAAAAGATTATGCAGAGTTTTTCGAATTTCTCAAAACAGTTGTAAATATGCGCTATCAAGAAATCAGCATCAGTATAAATCCCCTCGTTCCGAAACCTTTCACGCCTTTTGAATCTAGGAAGATGATAGATAAGAAGTCATACGAAGAAAGGGTTGCATTTATAAGAAAAAATATCCCAAAGAAAGTCAAAGCTGATTTTGAAAGCTACAAACTAAGCAAGATGCAGTACGAAATCTCACACCTAAAAGGGACCCAGACAATAGAATATCTCCGAGAAGTTTTCAAAAACAAGAAGTAA
- a CDS encoding thioesterase family protein: MERFENLLGLNKSFEIPTDESMIWDEDDELSYLHLVSTSSLFREISAVSFDFLRNYLNEDETSVVTKIEIEHVAPVVVGERLVAGLRIVDVHENHITFKALVLRESQKVAEITITRVVVSKSYLRRKALEHI, from the coding sequence ATGGAGCGTTTTGAAAACCTTTTGGGACTGAACAAGTCATTTGAAATACCAACTGATGAATCGATGATATGGGACGAAGACGACGAACTTTCTTACTTGCATTTGGTGTCCACTTCTTCTCTGTTCAGGGAAATAAGTGCTGTTTCTTTTGATTTCTTAAGAAACTATCTTAATGAAGATGAAACCTCGGTTGTTACAAAAATTGAGATTGAACATGTGGCACCTGTTGTTGTCGGCGAACGTCTCGTAGCTGGTTTACGAATAGTAGACGTCCACGAGAACCACATAACATTTAAGGCACTTGTTTTAAGAGAGTCGCAAAAGGTTGCAGAGATTACCATTACACGTGTAGTAGTCTCGAAGAGTTATCTAAGGAGGAAGGCGCTTGAACATATCTAA
- the ftsH gene encoding ATP-dependent zinc metalloprotease FtsH has protein sequence MNRNLGSIIFFILTALFLFWIYQGLVSSKSAVEVNMSYSDFINRLDDGETDIAKVIIKDDGNLSVETKSGKLYSVYAPWFRYDVEKINKLVEYGIIVEGEKSVDSSFWINVIGNIAMFIITLLLFAFIIRGLGRGNNQAFNFTKSRAEKVGPNKIKVTFKDVAGVDEAVEELKETVDFLKNPGKYAKIGARMPKGILLVGPPGTGKTLLARAVAGEANVPFFHISGSDFVELFVGVGAARVRDLFEQAKASAPCIVFIDEIDAVGRHRGAGLGGGHDEREQTLNQLLVEMDGFDINQGIVVMAATNRPDILDPALLRPGRFDKKIVVDPPDVKGREAILRVHLRNKPIDKDVDVAVLAKRTTGFVGADLENLVNEAALLAARAGRNVIRMEDFEEAIDRVIAGPARKSRMISEKQKRIVAYHEVGHAIISSSLPNADPVHRISIIPRGYAALGYTLHLPAEDKYLISKSELLDHITTLLGGRAAEEIVFGDFTSGAANDIERATEIARKMVCEYGMSDSFGPLAWGKTEQEVFLGKELTRIRNYSEDVAKLIDHEIQKIVMNCYERAKQILEKNRSKMDQIVAVLLEREIMSGEELRAMLNGNEDSENDRDEVAAN, from the coding sequence TTGAATCGTAACTTGGGCTCGATAATATTCTTCATACTCACAGCACTTTTTCTTTTTTGGATCTACCAAGGACTTGTAAGTTCGAAGAGCGCCGTAGAAGTAAACATGAGTTATAGCGACTTCATTAATCGTTTGGATGATGGTGAAACAGATATAGCCAAAGTTATCATCAAAGACGATGGTAATCTTTCGGTGGAAACGAAGAGCGGTAAGTTGTACTCAGTTTACGCTCCGTGGTTTAGGTACGATGTTGAAAAGATTAATAAACTTGTCGAATATGGAATCATAGTCGAAGGAGAAAAAAGCGTTGATAGCTCGTTTTGGATAAATGTTATAGGAAACATAGCGATGTTCATAATTACTCTGCTGCTTTTTGCCTTCATTATCCGCGGTCTTGGAAGAGGTAACAACCAGGCGTTTAACTTTACGAAGAGCAGAGCAGAGAAGGTTGGACCAAACAAAATAAAGGTGACGTTTAAAGATGTCGCAGGTGTCGATGAAGCCGTTGAAGAATTAAAAGAGACCGTTGATTTTCTAAAAAATCCAGGAAAATACGCGAAGATTGGTGCCCGTATGCCGAAGGGTATATTGCTCGTAGGGCCTCCGGGTACCGGAAAAACATTGTTAGCCCGCGCAGTTGCTGGAGAAGCCAATGTTCCGTTCTTCCATATAAGCGGTTCCGATTTTGTTGAACTTTTTGTCGGTGTCGGTGCTGCAAGAGTTAGAGACCTCTTTGAACAGGCTAAAGCAAGCGCCCCGTGTATAGTATTTATAGACGAAATCGATGCGGTTGGCAGACACAGGGGAGCAGGTCTCGGTGGTGGACACGATGAAAGGGAGCAGACTTTAAACCAGTTGCTCGTTGAAATGGATGGGTTTGATATTAATCAAGGTATAGTTGTTATGGCTGCTACAAACAGGCCGGACATACTTGATCCCGCACTTTTGAGGCCAGGTAGGTTTGACAAAAAGATCGTTGTGGATCCACCAGATGTGAAAGGTCGAGAGGCAATATTAAGGGTTCACCTAAGAAATAAACCAATAGACAAAGATGTTGACGTTGCTGTTTTGGCCAAAAGAACTACGGGTTTTGTTGGGGCGGACCTCGAGAATTTGGTCAATGAAGCTGCACTTCTGGCTGCGAGAGCAGGTAGAAATGTCATAAGAATGGAAGATTTCGAAGAAGCTATCGACAGGGTTATCGCTGGTCCAGCTAGGAAATCCCGAATGATTTCGGAAAAGCAAAAAAGGATAGTTGCATACCACGAAGTAGGTCATGCGATTATAAGTTCTTCTTTACCAAACGCTGACCCAGTGCACAGAATTTCTATAATTCCGCGTGGTTACGCGGCATTGGGATACACTTTGCACCTTCCAGCTGAAGACAAGTACCTTATCAGCAAAAGCGAGCTTCTTGATCATATAACAACTTTACTTGGTGGAAGGGCAGCAGAAGAAATCGTGTTCGGTGACTTTACAAGTGGTGCTGCTAACGATATAGAACGGGCAACTGAAATTGCAAGGAAGATGGTCTGCGAGTACGGAATGAGCGACAGCTTTGGGCCACTCGCCTGGGGAAAGACAGAACAGGAAGTGTTCCTTGGTAAAGAACTCACGAGGATTCGGAATTACAGTGAAGATGTTGCAAAGCTAATTGACCACGAAATCCAAAAAATCGTTATGAATTGTTATGAAAGAGCAAAACAGATTCTTGAGAAAAACCGCTCTAAGATGGACCAAATAGTGGCCGTGTTGCTTGAAAGAGAAATCATGAGTGGTGAAGAACTGAGGGCGATGCTAAATGGTAACGAAGATAGCGAGAATGACAGAGATGAAGTAGCAGCTAACTAG
- the tilS gene encoding tRNA lysidine(34) synthetase TilS → MKTHMDFYSGGFESSDLYERFKKIVDEYAPKVTSFLLAVSGGIDSITMLDLFSRLRKERPNLRIGVATFNHKLRPQADEEVEFVKTLSESMNFPFYTDSADVKSYSNLNKLSIEEAARTLRYSFLERTMRHYGYELTVTAHNTNDLLETILMRLVKGTGPFGLVGLRVLSDKYFRPLLFFSRQEVELYAKSRKLSYVVDMSNFDEHYERNYIRHSVVPLLKKINPKLEKAALSLALSTWEMDEYVERVVQGTQRYVLGDRLIFKLLPDPFIQTEQLRRFSLQFFGRPLDREKIERFSKTLRSAKSFKVSFWNELGAEVSHGWVMLGNIRNYEPFTFFIEVSRHGESFSIQPTDSFEINGYFINFSLRGIIKSETPVIRFVVRNWNEGDRTYEGKKLKELFNEKKVPTFARRLIPLVFLNEKVVYVPKYYKSKLLDEIGLEVVSKGGINFES, encoded by the coding sequence ATGAAAACTCATATGGATTTTTATTCCGGTGGATTTGAGTCGTCTGATCTATACGAGAGATTCAAAAAAATTGTAGACGAGTACGCTCCAAAAGTAACTTCGTTCCTCCTTGCCGTTTCGGGTGGTATTGATTCAATAACTATGCTTGATTTATTTTCAAGGTTAAGGAAAGAAAGACCGAATTTGCGAATCGGCGTTGCAACGTTCAATCATAAACTTCGACCGCAGGCCGATGAGGAGGTAGAATTCGTAAAGACTCTATCGGAAAGTATGAACTTTCCGTTTTACACGGACTCAGCAGATGTTAAGAGCTATTCTAACCTTAATAAGCTCTCCATAGAAGAAGCAGCCAGGACACTGAGGTACAGCTTTCTTGAAAGAACAATGAGGCACTATGGCTATGAATTAACGGTAACGGCGCATAATACCAACGACTTGCTTGAAACGATTCTAATGCGGTTGGTAAAAGGTACTGGTCCGTTCGGCCTTGTAGGTCTGCGAGTGCTCTCCGATAAGTATTTCAGGCCGTTGCTATTTTTCTCAAGGCAAGAAGTAGAACTTTACGCAAAAAGCAGAAAACTGTCTTATGTGGTTGACATGTCAAACTTTGACGAACACTACGAGAGAAACTATATAAGACACAGTGTGGTACCACTTTTAAAAAAGATCAACCCAAAACTGGAAAAAGCAGCGCTGTCTTTAGCACTCAGTACCTGGGAGATGGACGAGTATGTTGAACGAGTAGTACAAGGCACGCAAAGATATGTATTGGGTGATAGGTTGATATTTAAACTCCTTCCTGATCCTTTCATTCAAACCGAACAGCTGCGCAGATTTTCGCTCCAGTTCTTTGGTAGACCCCTGGATCGAGAGAAAATTGAACGCTTTTCGAAAACCTTAAGAAGTGCTAAATCCTTCAAAGTTTCATTTTGGAACGAACTTGGGGCGGAAGTTTCACACGGGTGGGTTATGCTTGGAAACATTAGAAACTACGAGCCTTTTACATTTTTTATTGAAGTGTCGAGACACGGCGAGAGTTTTTCGATACAACCCACAGATAGTTTCGAGATTAATGGATACTTTATTAATTTCTCACTTCGTGGTATAATTAAGTCTGAAACTCCAGTGATTCGTTTTGTAGTTAGAAATTGGAACGAAGGTGATAGAACGTATGAAGGAAAAAAGTTGAAAGAGTTATTCAACGAAAAGAAAGTTCCAACTTTTGCAAGGAGGTTGATTCCGTTAGTGTTTTTAAATGAAAAGGTTGTTTACGTACCAAAGTACTACAAATCAAAGCTTCTCGATGAAATCGGGTTGGAAGTTGTTTCGAAAGGAGGTATAAATTTTGAATCGTAA
- a CDS encoding LptF/LptG family permease, giving the protein MKPLISVFQEGCTLKTLTKYVLKQSLKPFFMGLAGFIVFVSVEWLYQISDYIIRNRVGFSKLLLFVAYNIPYFTVLGIPVGVLFAIFWVISEMSTNREITAILVHGISSKRLVTPFLILALILGFFAWLLNDYVVPNANYKSSQVLNQYILQSPETVIKTNMLVELEKDVYFYVKQYDKQKGELYDVVLFRNEEGNEQIVTSKKVMKRQDGWYLLDGNMYVVELETGFLKLDMQFREMKLDVAGEIEQMLRAYKTTRDKTSKELREQLETYKKLGINTASLTVELHQRYANALGSLVIVLIGLPISLLFGLTSKSWGVILTFVLVVLYQGSGAWLSGMGKEGLMDPVLATWLPNLVFAVVGFLLYLFMDTPVAYRAREVLSRFFTMLLVVISLSLIFSSVGFAADLKVNANIADFSENLVSLKNGITMTWDKYKLECDEASATLEDGKVKTVYAVGNVSFYDGDRKYFAKSLVYYFETSRVLVLNAKTVYNYNYKGKNVPIYVHGSEIEVENITDEAKMLVEIRNPAITTCNFEEPHYTIQSEEVYVLENKYIIATNSFLVVLGVPVFPYPVFVTALQGESPYSLTFTFGQTLGVSQTFAFTLNNWSTKLTLGTDNVTFQANDSVNKQQRVSFDMKSNKFEFTIFPLTYRYVNNAVYYKYDGVLYFEGNYLADSNYYQKVGLTYQDPKSPFYFKPYIMYDGRLTDTIVYLNGGFRNLSFVLLNSNNLTLNLDDTVQLRTDGYLTSLERDWTSTYRTTYTLALSNNNTRYNFSLTGNLSESAQNRTFTYTYQFPWTFKWDAFTLNFNYTFNIKGVSNIAATKTESVGMSDRYISDLSYILGPFRLTGGWEQFYGFLDEPAANNKNVLRFTFSLSSDKITASVSRGVDISNNKQLPDSYSIRYSEQFGPVGVSNSISGTYDNDKAKLGVQNFNLGLNFQDIGTSYSLQFSTIPGNQISTYIHTLKYANLSATIYQKPDYIERATVSGSFSLFDYLAKLSGTYYVRSANAEPTWSLSYSMEKKDEKYVVSYNTDNTRKYLVEISNKTIDPNVYVKLKYDPSRNLLESVNLTFDKSLHCWRLLIGADLSYKATGNWLDYLDKLTFKFYLTDISDIFFLLDPKAGQFQFSGM; this is encoded by the coding sequence ATAAAACCTTTAATTTCCGTTTTTCAGGAGGGGTGTACTCTGAAAACTCTTACAAAATACGTTCTCAAACAATCCCTTAAACCTTTTTTCATGGGTCTTGCTGGTTTCATAGTTTTCGTGAGCGTTGAATGGTTGTATCAGATTTCTGATTATATAATCAGAAACAGAGTCGGGTTTTCGAAACTCTTGTTATTTGTTGCGTACAATATACCCTACTTTACCGTACTTGGCATTCCAGTAGGTGTGCTTTTTGCGATCTTTTGGGTTATCAGCGAAATGTCAACAAATAGGGAAATTACAGCCATACTGGTGCACGGGATTTCGTCCAAACGGCTTGTGACTCCGTTTTTGATCTTAGCGCTGATCCTGGGATTTTTCGCATGGCTATTGAACGATTACGTTGTTCCAAACGCGAATTACAAGTCGTCCCAAGTACTCAATCAATATATTCTTCAATCTCCGGAAACGGTTATTAAGACTAATATGCTCGTAGAACTTGAGAAGGATGTCTATTTTTATGTAAAACAGTACGACAAGCAAAAAGGGGAATTGTACGATGTTGTTCTATTTAGAAACGAGGAAGGGAACGAACAGATCGTAACTTCAAAGAAAGTTATGAAAAGACAAGACGGCTGGTACCTACTCGATGGTAATATGTACGTTGTTGAACTGGAAACAGGATTTCTCAAACTGGATATGCAATTTAGAGAGATGAAATTAGATGTCGCTGGAGAAATCGAACAAATGCTCAGAGCCTATAAGACAACTCGCGATAAGACGTCAAAGGAACTTCGAGAACAGCTTGAAACGTACAAAAAGTTAGGCATAAACACTGCGTCGTTAACCGTGGAATTACATCAGCGTTATGCAAATGCACTTGGCTCTCTGGTTATAGTCCTTATTGGGCTTCCAATATCGTTGCTTTTTGGTTTAACAAGTAAATCTTGGGGTGTAATTTTGACATTCGTTCTTGTTGTGCTTTACCAAGGCTCTGGAGCTTGGCTTTCCGGTATGGGAAAGGAAGGTTTAATGGACCCGGTATTGGCAACTTGGTTACCAAACCTCGTATTTGCAGTAGTAGGTTTTCTTCTTTATCTGTTCATGGATACACCTGTAGCTTATAGGGCAAGGGAAGTGCTGAGTAGATTTTTCACTATGTTATTAGTAGTAATCTCACTTTCACTGATCTTCTCATCAGTAGGGTTCGCAGCAGACTTGAAAGTAAACGCTAACATCGCTGATTTTTCAGAAAATTTGGTGTCTTTGAAAAACGGCATTACAATGACGTGGGATAAGTACAAGCTCGAATGCGACGAAGCATCCGCTACTTTGGAGGATGGAAAAGTAAAAACAGTATATGCTGTAGGAAACGTGTCGTTTTACGACGGTGATAGGAAATACTTTGCAAAATCCTTAGTTTACTATTTTGAAACGAGCAGAGTTCTTGTGCTCAATGCGAAGACGGTTTATAACTACAACTACAAAGGTAAGAACGTACCTATATACGTTCACGGCTCGGAGATAGAGGTTGAAAACATCACAGACGAAGCAAAAATGCTTGTAGAGATACGCAATCCGGCTATAACCACCTGTAACTTTGAAGAACCCCACTATACCATTCAATCTGAAGAGGTCTATGTCTTAGAAAACAAGTACATCATAGCTACTAATTCATTCCTTGTAGTTCTTGGCGTTCCTGTTTTTCCTTACCCTGTATTTGTAACTGCACTCCAAGGTGAATCACCCTATTCTTTAACTTTTACCTTTGGCCAAACGCTTGGAGTCTCTCAAACTTTTGCTTTTACTCTCAACAATTGGAGTACTAAACTCACTTTGGGGACAGATAATGTAACTTTCCAAGCAAACGATAGTGTAAATAAGCAGCAAAGAGTCTCATTTGACATGAAAAGTAACAAATTTGAATTTACTATCTTCCCACTTACGTACAGATATGTGAATAATGCGGTCTACTATAAGTACGATGGCGTACTTTATTTTGAAGGTAATTACTTGGCCGATAGTAACTACTATCAAAAAGTTGGGTTGACATATCAGGACCCAAAATCTCCGTTCTACTTCAAGCCTTATATAATGTACGACGGGCGACTGACTGACACCATTGTCTATCTCAATGGTGGATTTAGGAATCTCTCTTTTGTTTTGCTCAACTCCAATAACCTTACACTCAATTTGGATGATACGGTGCAATTAAGAACGGATGGATATTTGACATCTTTGGAAAGAGACTGGACGTCAACATACCGAACAACGTACACTTTGGCTCTTTCTAACAACAATACAAGGTACAACTTCAGTCTAACGGGGAATTTAAGCGAAAGCGCTCAGAATAGAACTTTTACATACACTTACCAGTTCCCGTGGACTTTTAAGTGGGACGCGTTTACGTTGAATTTCAATTATACGTTTAACATAAAAGGTGTGTCAAACATTGCTGCAACAAAAACAGAATCTGTCGGAATGTCTGATAGGTATATTTCTGATCTGAGTTACATTCTTGGCCCTTTTAGGTTGACAGGTGGCTGGGAGCAATTTTACGGATTCTTGGATGAACCAGCGGCGAACAATAAAAATGTTCTCAGATTTACCTTCAGTTTAAGCTCGGATAAGATAACTGCATCAGTGAGCAGGGGCGTCGACATCTCAAATAACAAACAGCTTCCAGACAGTTATAGTATCAGGTACTCTGAGCAATTTGGCCCTGTAGGAGTAAGCAATTCAATTTCCGGAACTTACGATAACGATAAAGCGAAACTTGGTGTTCAGAACTTCAACTTAGGGTTAAACTTCCAAGACATCGGAACAAGTTATTCACTCCAGTTCTCAACAATTCCGGGTAATCAAATCTCAACGTACATTCACACGTTAAAATACGCGAATCTCAGTGCAACGATTTATCAAAAACCAGACTACATAGAGAGGGCAACTGTATCAGGTTCTTTCAGTTTGTTCGATTACCTTGCTAAACTCAGTGGAACGTACTATGTGAGATCTGCAAACGCAGAACCAACCTGGAGTCTGTCGTACAGCATGGAGAAAAAAGATGAAAAATACGTTGTCTCTTATAACACTGACAATACAAGAAAGTATCTTGTTGAAATCAGCAACAAAACGATTGATCCAAACGTTTATGTAAAACTAAAATACGATCCATCGAGAAACCTTCTTGAAAGTGTTAACCTAACGTTCGACAAATCGTTGCATTGTTGGAGACTTCTAATTGGCGCAGATTTATCGTACAAAGCAACAGGCAACTGGTTGGATTACTTGGATAAGCTTACTTTTAAATTCTACTTAACGGATATATCAGATATCTTCTTCTTGCTTGATCCGAAAGCAGGGCAATTCCAGTTCAGTGGGATGTGA
- a CDS encoding phosphate signaling complex PhoU family protein, with protein MKWIINEKLEELKKYVVKEGWYVEDIFQSCAVAFRERSETLAKEVNKSYWDVYNEYLMILDFSQQLFGMFTPDKRDLRFISGSVIVAKVLLDIADRLRDIASDIINLTKEPDINQSISIPDMFKFSQRMLRKSLRVYVDQNLEGSAAICSQDAQIDESHAKFKDEIVRLIQDNPRVVKRALMLMDISKGLEEISDYSVQIIEVTHFILTGKYYTCYKDLLKEFSLEIFKDFSEEV; from the coding sequence GTGAAATGGATAATTAATGAAAAGCTTGAAGAATTAAAGAAATACGTTGTAAAAGAAGGTTGGTATGTAGAAGACATATTCCAGAGCTGTGCCGTAGCGTTCAGAGAAAGGAGCGAAACCTTAGCCAAGGAAGTCAACAAGAGTTATTGGGATGTGTATAACGAATATCTCATGATTCTCGATTTTTCTCAGCAACTTTTTGGGATGTTTACACCAGACAAGCGAGACTTACGTTTCATATCTGGCTCTGTGATTGTCGCGAAGGTCTTGCTTGATATAGCAGATAGATTAAGGGACATTGCTTCAGATATTATCAATTTGACAAAAGAGCCTGACATTAACCAGAGCATATCAATTCCCGATATGTTCAAGTTCTCTCAGCGGATGCTAAGAAAGTCGTTGCGTGTCTATGTTGATCAAAACCTTGAAGGTTCCGCAGCAATTTGTTCTCAAGATGCACAGATCGACGAGTCGCATGCGAAGTTTAAAGATGAGATAGTCAGATTGATTCAAGATAATCCGAGAGTCGTTAAGCGAGCGCTTATGCTAATGGATATTTCAAAGGGTCTGGAAGAGATATCTGACTACTCCGTTCAAATAATCGAAGTCACACATTTTATACTCACAGGAAAATACTACACATGCTACAAAGACCTGCTAAAAGAGTTTTCTTTAGAGATTTTCAAAGACTTTTCGGAGGAAGTGTGA
- a CDS encoding NAD(+) kinase, with amino-acid sequence MRIGVFYRTDYLNSAKEVYTKLKEHFDVLFFKDSSEQLSEVIGGELVEPKVVISVGGDGTVLRVLKKVKCPVIGVKAGRLGFFSGYLLTELDKLVEDLKCWNFIEDRRWMLRVEIENGTFFAINDAVLQKDVEQKIVDFAVEMTDGSFFYHADGLVVSTPTGSSAYALALGGPIILPNVEAFEITPMAPQFLATRSLVIPSTEKIRITVNDTVNLVVDGDVVGKVREIHVRKCSKVITLLRPKSYDFSTSIKEKIGYGKMVLKNGSE; translated from the coding sequence GTGAGAATTGGTGTTTTTTACCGAACAGACTATCTAAATTCAGCAAAGGAAGTGTACACAAAGCTAAAAGAACATTTCGATGTTTTGTTTTTCAAAGATTCATCAGAACAACTTTCCGAGGTTATAGGTGGTGAACTAGTAGAACCCAAAGTTGTAATCTCCGTTGGTGGTGATGGTACTGTTCTTCGCGTTTTGAAGAAGGTTAAGTGTCCAGTTATAGGGGTCAAAGCGGGAAGGCTGGGATTCTTTTCTGGTTACTTACTTACCGAATTGGATAAGCTCGTTGAAGATTTGAAATGTTGGAATTTCATCGAAGATAGAAGATGGATGTTGAGGGTAGAGATAGAGAATGGAACTTTTTTTGCCATAAACGATGCGGTGTTACAGAAGGATGTGGAGCAAAAAATCGTTGATTTTGCTGTTGAAATGACTGACGGAAGTTTCTTTTATCATGCCGACGGCCTGGTTGTAAGTACACCGACAGGTTCTTCAGCATACGCACTGGCACTCGGTGGACCCATAATTCTTCCAAACGTAGAAGCATTTGAGATCACCCCTATGGCTCCTCAGTTTTTGGCTACGCGTAGCTTAGTCATCCCCAGCACGGAAAAAATAAGGATTACGGTAAACGATACGGTGAATTTGGTTGTTGATGGTGACGTTGTAGGGAAAGTGAGAGAGATCCACGTAAGAAAATGTTCAAAAGTAATAACGTTGTTGCGACCGAAATCCTATGACTTTTCTACATCGATTAAGGAAAAGATCGGTTATGGCAAGATGGTTCTAAAGAACGGTTCTGAATAA
- a CDS encoding YggT family protein yields MFILGNFFYAVGVVLRVAINFETAVIIIAAILSWIPQAYSFRVYHILRDLADIVERPLRRVIPTIGYIDITPLVAILVLIFLDRFLAQSLIDLGWRLR; encoded by the coding sequence ATGTTCATACTTGGTAACTTTTTTTACGCAGTAGGAGTCGTTCTAAGGGTTGCTATCAATTTTGAGACAGCGGTTATAATCATTGCCGCGATACTCAGCTGGATACCTCAGGCTTATTCTTTCCGGGTTTATCACATATTACGTGACCTTGCAGATATTGTAGAGAGGCCGCTGAGAAGGGTAATCCCTACGATTGGTTATATTGATATAACCCCTCTTGTGGCAATTTTGGTTTTGATCTTCTTGGACAGATTTCTTGCTCAGTCATTGATTGATTTAGGGTGGAGATTAAGGTGA